In Rosa rugosa chromosome 4, drRosRugo1.1, whole genome shotgun sequence, the genomic stretch GAACTAATTAAGGAGTTTTAGAGTTGGAGAGTCTAAGTATGTGTAAAACTTTGTGTCCCTTTGATTTTATGTCACTGATCATCCCGCCAAAAAGGTCCACTGTGAAATTCCTAGGTCAAAGAACAAACGGCGTCGTATTGTCACCCACCGCCATCTCGTAACCGATGACAGTCTCCGCTGCATTCAAGTCTTCCAAACTCATCTCCTGGAAAtcggtactctctctctctctctccgcgcCGGTCATTTTCCGGTTTGTTTCTGACGGTGGCTGAATTCTTTGATTCCAGACCGGTCGGCTTCAGCAGACCTTAGCGGGATGCATAGAGCGCGCGGGAAAGAGCTTGCACAGCGGCAAGGTCTCCACGGTGAAGTTGTggccggagctcgccggaaaagggAGGTACTTTGACTTTCGGTCAACTCTGATTCGAGCTTCGATCGAGTTCGCTGAGGATTCGCCTCTCTGCACCACTCTCTGTAAAGATGGGCTGAAAATTCCAACTGTTGAGCACTTGCTTTCGGCTCTGGAAGCTATGGAGGTCGATAATTGCAGGATTGAGATTGAGAATTCGGATTCCCAAGATGATTGCAGTGTTGAGGTTGGTACAGTTTGATTCTGAtatttgtgaattttgattGTTACTGCAATTggttagagaaaaaaaaaaaagtttaaagaTTAGAAATTTTTAGCTAAAGAGCATACTTTAGAATGAAAACAATTTGATATATAGGCAAGAAATGTGTGGAAGCAGGAatatgagatttgaatatgttgTTTTGGATGTATGTGAAAAACCAATAGTTATTGATTATATAACAGGGAAACTAACCTTCATGTTATGCAGGTTCCTATCTTTGATGGATCAGCAAGAGAGTGGGTGGAAGCGATAGAACAAGTTGGGTTGCAAGTCGCAACAGATCATCATGGTGACTGTTGTGAAAAGATGATAGCATATGTGAATGAACCGGTGCATGTGTGGAGGAATGATTCTTTTGTTGCTGCATTCCCATCAGAAGAAATCCGTATCACTTATGGGATTGACTTTCGACAGGTACTGGCTTGGAAATTGATGGTACTAATAGCATGGATGAGAGATGGCTATCAAATATCTATGcgttactttgttgttttttcaACTTCTTTTGTGAGAAATTGTATG encodes the following:
- the LOC133745601 gene encoding probable UDP-3-O-acyl-N-acetylglucosamine deacetylase 1, mitochondrial is translated as MTVSAAFKSSKLISWKSTGRLQQTLAGCIERAGKSLHSGKVSTVKLWPELAGKGRYFDFRSTLIRASIEFAEDSPLCTTLCKDGLKIPTVEHLLSALEAMEVDNCRIEIENSDSQDDCSVEVPIFDGSAREWVEAIEQVGLQVATDHHGDCCEKMIAYVNEPVHVWRNDSFVAAFPSEEIRITYGIDFRQVPAIGSQWFSVTLLDKSLYSKQIALSRTFCIYEEVERMRNAGLIKGGSLENAIVCSASKGWLNPPLRFQDEPCRHKVLDLIGDVSLFARSGSQGLPVAHLVAYKGGHTLHSDLVRRLSGMI